A single genomic interval of Microbacterium sp. BLY harbors:
- a CDS encoding iron chelate uptake ABC transporter family permease subunit, producing the protein MTVTETPRTTRSAGAFTTARARRRYLVVLVVLGVIALGSAFGLLAWDNPLPVGTPGFWRIAQHRATAVAVMALVAVAQAVATVSFQTVTNNRIITPSIMGFESLYRVVQTATVYLFGVAGLVAIQGVGQFALQVLIMVGLAVVLYGWLLSGRYGNLQIMLLVGIVIGGGLGAIATFLQRLLTPSEFDVLAARLFGNVSNADPSYLPLAILLVIAASTLLWLRSRRLNVLALGPDAARSLGLDHRREQFLVLTLVAVLMATSTALVGPMTFLGFLVATLAYQFADTHDHRLIFPVAVLTAFSILAGAYFVMKNVFYAQGMVSILIEIVGGTVFLIVILRKGRL; encoded by the coding sequence ATGACGGTGACGGAGACCCCCCGGACGACGCGGTCGGCCGGGGCGTTCACGACCGCGCGGGCGCGGCGTCGGTACCTCGTCGTGCTGGTGGTGCTCGGTGTGATCGCGCTCGGCTCCGCCTTCGGTCTGCTCGCCTGGGACAACCCGCTGCCGGTCGGCACCCCCGGGTTCTGGCGCATCGCCCAGCACCGCGCCACCGCCGTGGCCGTGATGGCGCTCGTCGCCGTCGCCCAGGCGGTCGCCACGGTCAGCTTCCAGACGGTCACGAACAACCGCATCATCACGCCCTCGATCATGGGGTTCGAGTCGCTGTATCGCGTCGTCCAGACCGCCACCGTGTACCTCTTCGGCGTCGCGGGGCTCGTGGCGATCCAGGGCGTCGGCCAGTTCGCGCTCCAGGTGCTCATCATGGTCGGGCTCGCCGTCGTCCTCTACGGGTGGCTGCTCTCCGGCCGCTACGGCAACCTCCAGATCATGCTGCTCGTGGGCATCGTGATCGGGGGAGGCCTCGGGGCGATCGCCACCTTCCTGCAGCGGCTGCTCACCCCCAGCGAGTTCGATGTGCTCGCCGCCCGGCTGTTCGGCAACGTGTCCAACGCCGACCCCTCGTACCTCCCGCTCGCGATCCTGCTCGTGATCGCGGCCTCGACCCTGCTGTGGCTGCGCTCGCGGCGGCTGAACGTGCTCGCGCTGGGCCCCGATGCCGCGCGATCGCTCGGGCTCGACCATCGCCGGGAACAGTTCCTGGTCCTGACGCTCGTCGCCGTGCTGATGGCCACCTCCACCGCCCTGGTCGGACCGATGACGTTCCTCGGCTTCCTCGTGGCCACGCTCGCCTACCAGTTCGCCGACACGCACGACCACCGGCTCATCTTCCCGGTCGCCGTCCTCACCGCGTTCTCGATCCTGGCCGGGGCGTACTTCGTCATGAAGAACGTCTTCTACGCGCAGGGCATGGTCTCGATCCTCATCGAGATCGTGGGCGGCACCGTGTTCCTCATCGTCATCCTCCGAAAGGGCAGACTGTGA
- a CDS encoding ABC transporter ATP-binding protein yields the protein MIALDGVRRDYSSEVAIGPVDLRIPTGGITALIGPNGAGKSTLLTMIGRLNGMDAGAIEIAGLDVASTKSKDLAKVVSILRQENHFVTRLTVRQLVGFGRFPHSQGRLTRADEEVISQAIDFLDLGALEGRYLDELSGGQRQRAYVAMVLAQDTEFVLLDEPLNNLDMRHAVQMMKHLRRAAEELGRTIVIVLHDINFAGHYADHICAMKDGRVVEFGPPAEIMTDDVLSRVFDTPVQVVDGPSGPLAVYY from the coding sequence GTGATCGCACTCGACGGCGTCCGCCGTGACTACAGCAGCGAGGTGGCGATCGGCCCCGTCGACCTCCGCATCCCGACCGGCGGGATCACCGCGCTCATCGGGCCGAACGGTGCAGGCAAGTCGACGCTGCTGACCATGATCGGCCGGCTCAACGGGATGGACGCGGGGGCCATCGAGATCGCGGGCCTCGACGTCGCCTCGACGAAGTCGAAGGACCTGGCCAAGGTGGTCTCGATCCTCCGCCAGGAGAACCACTTCGTGACGAGGCTCACGGTGCGGCAGCTCGTGGGCTTCGGGCGCTTCCCGCACTCCCAGGGCCGGTTGACGAGGGCCGACGAGGAGGTCATCAGCCAGGCGATCGACTTCCTCGATCTGGGTGCGCTGGAGGGACGCTACCTCGACGAGCTCTCCGGTGGTCAGCGGCAGCGCGCCTATGTGGCGATGGTCCTCGCGCAGGACACGGAGTTCGTGCTGCTGGACGAGCCCCTCAACAACCTCGACATGCGGCATGCCGTGCAGATGATGAAGCACCTCCGGCGGGCGGCCGAGGAGCTCGGGCGGACGATCGTTATCGTGCTGCACGACATCAACTTCGCCGGACACTACGCCGATCACATCTGCGCCATGAAGGACGGCCGGGTGGTGGAGTTCGGTCCGCCCGCCGAGATCATGACCGACGACGTGCTGAGCCGGGTGTTCGACACCCCGGTGCAGGTCGTGGACGGACCCTCCGGTCCCCTCGCCGTCTACTACTGA
- a CDS encoding DNA-3-methyladenine glycosylase — protein sequence MTLAAAPATAGAARAESPRETTYRPPHPLDLRRTVGMLRRGGTDPTMLFDGPVIWRAVRTPQGPSTLALRMSGNEVRATAWGPGAEHALALVPALCGASDDPTGFDASRHPLIAEAARRHPGIRLARTDEVFDALACGILEQKVTSMQAFGAWRYLVSRYGDPAPGPTPRPMAVAPTAAQWRRIPSWAWHRAGVEPPQSKTIVRAAERGDRIAAAVRAAPTGAERDRVLTSLPGVGIWTAAETRIRALGDPDAVSVGDYHLAHEVGHALTGHRTDDAGMIELLAPWAGHRQRVIRLIFASGVAEARRGPRLAPEDHRRR from the coding sequence ATGACCCTCGCCGCTGCCCCCGCGACGGCGGGCGCCGCCCGCGCGGAGTCTCCGCGGGAGACGACGTACCGCCCGCCGCACCCGCTCGATCTCCGGCGCACCGTCGGCATGCTGCGCCGCGGCGGCACCGATCCGACGATGCTCTTCGACGGCCCCGTCATCTGGCGCGCGGTCCGCACCCCACAGGGTCCGTCGACGTTGGCCCTGCGGATGTCGGGGAACGAGGTCAGGGCGACCGCCTGGGGTCCGGGCGCCGAGCACGCCCTCGCCCTCGTGCCGGCGCTGTGCGGTGCCAGCGACGACCCGACCGGCTTCGACGCCTCACGGCATCCCCTCATCGCGGAGGCCGCCCGGCGGCACCCCGGCATCCGGCTCGCACGGACGGACGAGGTCTTCGATGCCCTCGCCTGCGGCATCCTCGAGCAGAAGGTCACCTCCATGCAGGCCTTCGGTGCCTGGAGGTACCTCGTGTCGCGCTACGGCGACCCGGCGCCGGGGCCGACGCCGCGACCGATGGCCGTCGCCCCCACGGCGGCGCAGTGGCGACGCATCCCGTCCTGGGCGTGGCATCGCGCCGGAGTGGAGCCGCCGCAGTCGAAGACCATTGTGCGGGCCGCGGAGCGCGGCGACCGCATCGCTGCTGCCGTGCGGGCGGCCCCGACCGGCGCTGAGCGTGACCGCGTGCTCACGAGCCTGCCCGGAGTCGGCATCTGGACCGCTGCGGAGACGCGGATCCGCGCCCTCGGCGACCCCGATGCGGTCAGCGTGGGCGACTACCACCTGGCGCACGAGGTCGGGCATGCCCTGACCGGGCACCGCACGGACGATGCCGGCATGATCGAACTGCTGGCCCCGTGGGCCGGCCACCGGCAGCGCGTCATCCGGCTGATCTTCGCGAGCGGCGTCGCCGAGGCACGGCGCGGACCCCGGCTCGCGCCCGAGGACCATCGTCGGCGCTGA
- a CDS encoding winged helix-turn-helix domain-containing protein: MSNSALLERPAVTAPARPAAESSAPLAPAGADLPAVRSPRGFALYVGLDEIKAAEAGVSLPLLVDALRRTLAELAPGAETHATVALAPHGSGGRDLDVVRLALQEPGAIARTKAAAEEETTPEESGVTVDISRKRVLIDGESAAFTYKEFELLQYLVLREGRTIERSELVAALWQAQDDETPGERTIDVHVRRLRAKLGRYEDIVRTVRGIGYRFDRHADVVIRYGHGTPSPDRF, encoded by the coding sequence ATGTCGAACTCCGCCCTTCTCGAGCGTCCCGCCGTCACCGCCCCCGCCCGCCCCGCCGCCGAGTCGTCGGCGCCGCTGGCCCCGGCCGGCGCCGACCTCCCCGCCGTCCGCTCGCCCCGCGGCTTCGCCCTCTACGTCGGCCTGGACGAGATCAAGGCCGCCGAAGCCGGTGTGAGCCTTCCGCTGCTCGTCGACGCCCTCCGCCGCACGCTGGCCGAGCTCGCGCCCGGCGCCGAGACCCACGCCACCGTCGCCCTCGCCCCGCATGGCTCCGGCGGCCGAGACCTCGACGTCGTGCGTCTCGCCCTGCAGGAGCCCGGCGCGATCGCCCGCACCAAGGCCGCCGCCGAGGAGGAGACCACGCCCGAGGAGTCCGGCGTCACCGTCGACATCTCCCGCAAGCGCGTGCTCATCGACGGCGAGTCCGCGGCCTTCACGTACAAGGAGTTCGAGCTGCTGCAGTACCTCGTCCTCCGCGAGGGCCGCACGATCGAGCGCAGCGAGCTCGTCGCCGCGCTCTGGCAGGCCCAGGACGACGAGACCCCGGGCGAGCGCACGATCGACGTGCACGTGCGCCGGCTGCGGGCGAAGCTCGGCCGCTACGAGGACATCGTCCGCACGGTGCGCGGCATCGGCTACCGCTTCGACCGTCACGCCGACGTCGTCATCCGCTACGGCCACGGCACCCCGTCGCCGGACCGCTTCTGA
- a CDS encoding GNAT family N-acetyltransferase — translation MTISHTVGGFILTDEKDASRYTLTRDGKLVSVLDYRDDGRTVALTRAYTVPAFRGNGYAGKVVEGAVADIAERGDRKVDAVCWYVAEWFAAHPEQADLLRSR, via the coding sequence ATGACGATCTCGCACACCGTCGGCGGCTTCATCCTGACCGACGAGAAGGACGCATCACGGTACACGCTCACGCGCGACGGGAAGCTCGTCAGCGTGCTCGACTACCGGGACGACGGCCGCACCGTCGCCCTCACCCGCGCCTACACGGTCCCGGCATTCCGCGGAAACGGGTACGCGGGAAAGGTGGTCGAGGGGGCCGTGGCCGACATCGCGGAGCGCGGCGATCGCAAGGTCGACGCCGTCTGCTGGTACGTCGCGGAATGGTTCGCTGCGCACCCCGAGCAGGCGGATCTGCTCCGCTCGCGCTGA
- a CDS encoding DIP1984 family protein, with product MRLAEALAARADLQRRIEQLRARIVANARYQEGEEPAEDAAALVEEADVALTRLQGLIRRINVTNARLDLGADGTMTDALAARDVLRLRHAVLTEAAAAASGANEQYLRQMRSELRQVSALPVATLRARADAVAQELRELDNRIQQANWSHDLEEESGSR from the coding sequence ATGAGACTCGCCGAAGCCCTCGCCGCCCGCGCCGACCTGCAGCGCCGCATCGAGCAGCTGCGAGCGCGCATCGTCGCGAACGCCCGGTACCAGGAGGGCGAGGAGCCGGCGGAGGACGCGGCGGCGTTGGTCGAGGAGGCCGACGTCGCGCTGACCCGGCTGCAGGGCCTCATCCGCCGCATCAACGTCACCAACGCCCGCCTCGACCTCGGCGCGGACGGGACGATGACCGACGCACTGGCCGCGCGGGACGTGCTGCGCCTGCGCCACGCCGTGCTCACGGAGGCGGCGGCCGCGGCCTCGGGGGCCAATGAGCAGTACCTGCGGCAGATGCGCTCGGAGCTGCGGCAGGTGTCGGCGCTGCCCGTCGCCACGCTGCGGGCGCGGGCGGACGCCGTCGCCCAGGAGCTCCGCGAGCTCGACAACCGGATCCAGCAGGCGAACTGGTCGCACGACCTCGAGGAGGAGAGCGGAAGTCGGTAG
- a CDS encoding exonuclease SbcCD subunit D C-terminal domain-containing protein, protein MRILHTSDWHIGRTFHGNSTMDALAEVLAALTAQVKEHEVDVVVVAGDVFDSATPAAGAYTLLGDALVALHETGARVVVTSGNHDSAARLGFQARLLRDGIHVLTDPLAIGTPVTIDDAHGPVHFFGIPYLEPAIVRQYWPDGDAEGRQLRTQAQTMSHAMSLVRAGMQDHAGRSVAIAHCFAAGVEATDGLEREVRQGGLDVVPLSAFDGPDYVALGHIHGRQQVSERVRYAGAPLHYSFGEQHKPRGSWLVDLDADGLSGVEWLELPVPRRLVTLTGTFEEILSAENIAAHADAWVCAVYTDAVPQTEPMRRLREVFPHCAMVQHQPAVVGEDRDRSYGERLRAAVTDADRIEAFLEHVRAGQGASEIERELIREVLDDRVRAEALV, encoded by the coding sequence ATGCGTATCCTGCACACCTCCGACTGGCACATCGGCCGGACCTTCCATGGCAACTCCACCATGGATGCGCTCGCCGAGGTGCTCGCCGCCCTGACCGCGCAGGTCAAGGAGCACGAGGTCGACGTCGTGGTCGTCGCCGGAGACGTGTTCGATTCCGCGACCCCCGCCGCCGGCGCCTACACGCTGCTCGGTGACGCCCTCGTCGCGCTGCACGAGACCGGCGCGCGGGTGGTCGTCACCAGCGGCAACCACGACTCCGCCGCACGCCTGGGGTTCCAGGCCCGGCTCCTGCGCGACGGCATCCACGTCCTCACCGACCCCCTCGCAATCGGCACCCCGGTCACGATCGACGACGCCCACGGTCCGGTGCACTTCTTCGGGATCCCGTACCTCGAGCCGGCCATCGTCCGCCAGTACTGGCCGGACGGGGACGCGGAGGGGCGACAGTTGCGCACCCAGGCGCAGACCATGAGCCACGCGATGTCCCTGGTGCGCGCGGGCATGCAGGACCACGCGGGGCGGTCGGTCGCGATCGCCCACTGCTTCGCCGCGGGGGTGGAGGCGACGGACGGCCTCGAACGCGAGGTGCGGCAGGGAGGACTCGACGTGGTGCCGCTGAGCGCGTTCGACGGGCCGGACTACGTCGCGCTGGGCCACATCCACGGCCGCCAGCAGGTGAGCGAACGCGTCCGGTACGCGGGTGCCCCGCTGCACTACAGCTTCGGTGAGCAGCACAAACCGCGCGGCTCCTGGCTCGTCGACCTCGACGCGGACGGGCTCTCCGGCGTCGAGTGGCTGGAACTGCCGGTTCCCCGCCGCCTGGTCACCCTCACCGGCACCTTCGAGGAGATCCTCTCCGCCGAGAACATCGCCGCGCACGCCGATGCCTGGGTATGCGCGGTGTACACGGATGCCGTGCCGCAGACGGAGCCCATGCGCCGGCTGCGGGAGGTCTTCCCGCACTGCGCCATGGTGCAGCACCAGCCCGCCGTCGTCGGCGAGGACCGCGACCGTTCCTACGGGGAGCGGCTGCGCGCGGCGGTGACCGATGCCGACCGGATCGAGGCGTTCCTCGAGCATGTGCGCGCCGGCCAGGGCGCGAGTGAGATCGAACGCGAGCTGATCCGCGAAGTGCTCGACGACCGCGTGCGTGCCGAGGCCCTCGTCTAG
- a CDS encoding AAA family ATPase encodes MRLHRLEVEGFGPFRARQTVDFDAFADDGIFLIAGRTGAGKSSILDAVCFGLYGGVPRYDGGEKRLRSDHSEPDDPSEVIVEFSTPSGRYRVTRSPEYLRPARRGGGLTKQAAAVSLEEFTEGGWVGRAARAVDVAHELDGILQLSREQFLQVILLAQNRFSEFLLAGSRDRQALLRRLFGTERFEDLQARFEERRRRAEQGLGARLATVSARLDEAERLVTDADLGPEGVDDGAIAVEGRGRTTADRLAEVDRARSRADYRAERRAADRLDAEKRSEAADAALAAAREEQRAQSERDRARAALARLDDEEGAIAHARAELAAARAAESLRSPIAAAARATAAATEAAAAEESARAAWEQYGVATDDLDGWIADRTRESGVWERAAELEAQGPLRAAERAAAAEAVATAERLCAEGEAERAALPARITAATEERDEARRLADRLPALEDARAAAEARRTAAEEVERLQQECTAADRVLADATTLHAAALTALADLRRRRMDGMAGELASGLVPAEPCPVCGAREHPAPAAHVDPVSADDVASAEERRDEAARIEREAASTCTGLQVELAAATARAEGRDVATAAQEQDAARTAAADAVAAAETVRQRDALLVELTGLRDRLEERRVRDEAALATAREQLALLTQSDEAAEASIAEARADFPSVAERIAEAAGQIAAARRLLDAAAERTRRHQAAVEATAEQDAALAASEFPDVATAEEALRTPAVQADLEQRITHHAVQREKERALLFDLELRTLPEEPIDLAPAERAALDARAAWSSAVDAATRASGDAVRLAGLIDAAKDEHARTAEDAAAFEVLQDLADTIAGRGANTHKMTLETFVLAAELEEIVDAANRRLHDMSEGRYRLQHSDALAARGAASGLGIVVADAFTGQTRPPQSLSGGETFLTSLALALGLAEVVTARAGGIRLDTLFIDEGFGSLDGDTLDVAMRTLDELRQGGRTVGVISHVEAMQEQIPAQLTVRALPNGPSVIETR; translated from the coding sequence GTGCGCCTGCATCGTCTGGAGGTCGAGGGCTTCGGGCCGTTCCGCGCCCGGCAGACCGTCGACTTCGACGCTTTCGCCGACGACGGGATCTTTCTCATCGCGGGTCGGACCGGCGCGGGGAAATCGAGCATCCTCGATGCGGTGTGTTTCGGTCTCTACGGCGGGGTGCCGCGGTACGACGGCGGCGAGAAACGACTCCGCAGCGACCACAGCGAGCCGGACGACCCCTCCGAGGTGATCGTCGAGTTCAGCACGCCGTCGGGGCGTTACCGGGTCACGCGTTCCCCCGAGTACCTCCGTCCGGCGCGGCGCGGCGGCGGGCTGACGAAACAGGCGGCGGCGGTCTCCCTGGAGGAGTTCACCGAGGGCGGATGGGTCGGGCGCGCGGCACGGGCGGTCGACGTCGCGCACGAGCTCGACGGCATCCTGCAGCTGAGCAGGGAGCAGTTCCTGCAGGTGATCCTCCTCGCACAGAATCGCTTCTCCGAGTTCCTCCTGGCCGGGAGCCGTGACCGCCAGGCTCTGCTGAGGCGGCTGTTCGGCACGGAGCGCTTCGAAGACCTGCAGGCGCGGTTCGAGGAGCGTCGTCGCCGCGCCGAGCAGGGACTCGGCGCGCGTCTCGCCACCGTGTCCGCACGGCTGGACGAGGCGGAGCGCCTCGTGACGGATGCAGACCTCGGGCCCGAGGGCGTAGACGATGGGGCGATCGCGGTGGAAGGGAGGGGGCGGACCACCGCTGACCGGCTCGCCGAGGTCGACCGGGCGCGGTCCCGCGCCGACTACCGCGCCGAGCGGCGCGCCGCCGACCGGCTCGACGCCGAGAAGCGCTCGGAAGCGGCCGATGCGGCGCTGGCGGCCGCGCGCGAGGAGCAGCGGGCGCAGAGCGAACGGGATCGCGCCCGTGCCGCGCTCGCTCGTCTCGACGACGAAGAGGGGGCGATCGCGCACGCCAGGGCGGAACTGGCCGCGGCGCGCGCGGCCGAGTCGCTCCGTTCGCCGATCGCGGCGGCCGCTCGCGCCACGGCAGCCGCGACGGAGGCGGCCGCGGCGGAGGAGTCGGCACGCGCGGCGTGGGAGCAGTACGGTGTCGCGACGGACGATCTGGACGGGTGGATCGCGGACCGCACGCGGGAATCCGGCGTCTGGGAGCGCGCCGCGGAACTGGAGGCGCAGGGGCCCCTCCGGGCTGCCGAGCGCGCCGCGGCTGCCGAGGCGGTCGCCACGGCAGAGCGTCTCTGTGCGGAGGGAGAGGCGGAGCGCGCGGCACTGCCCGCACGGATCACCGCTGCCACGGAGGAACGCGACGAAGCCCGTCGGCTCGCGGATCGCCTCCCGGCGCTGGAGGACGCGCGTGCGGCAGCGGAGGCCCGGCGTACTGCTGCGGAAGAGGTCGAGCGCCTCCAGCAGGAGTGCACGGCCGCGGACAGGGTGCTCGCCGACGCGACGACCCTCCACGCCGCCGCGCTGACGGCGCTCGCCGACCTGCGTCGACGCCGCATGGACGGCATGGCGGGCGAGCTCGCCTCCGGCCTGGTGCCGGCCGAGCCGTGCCCGGTGTGCGGGGCGCGGGAGCATCCGGCCCCCGCCGCCCACGTCGATCCGGTGTCGGCTGACGACGTCGCGAGCGCGGAGGAGCGCCGTGACGAGGCCGCGCGCATCGAGCGGGAGGCGGCATCGACCTGCACGGGACTGCAGGTCGAACTCGCCGCCGCCACCGCACGGGCCGAGGGCCGGGACGTCGCGACGGCCGCACAGGAGCAGGACGCCGCGCGTACCGCGGCGGCGGACGCCGTCGCGGCAGCGGAGACCGTGCGCCAGCGGGACGCCCTGCTCGTCGAGCTGACGGGGTTGCGGGATCGGCTCGAGGAACGACGCGTCCGCGACGAGGCCGCCCTCGCCACCGCGCGCGAACAGCTCGCGCTCCTCACGCAGAGCGACGAGGCCGCCGAGGCGTCGATCGCCGAGGCCCGCGCGGACTTCCCGTCCGTCGCGGAGCGGATCGCGGAGGCGGCCGGTCAGATCGCGGCGGCGCGTCGCCTGCTCGATGCTGCCGCCGAGCGCACCCGACGGCATCAGGCGGCGGTGGAGGCCACCGCCGAACAGGACGCCGCGCTGGCCGCCTCGGAGTTCCCGGACGTCGCCACGGCAGAGGAAGCTTTGCGCACACCGGCGGTGCAGGCGGACCTGGAGCAGCGGATCACCCATCATGCCGTGCAGCGGGAGAAGGAGCGCGCCCTGCTGTTCGATCTCGAGCTGCGGACGCTGCCGGAGGAGCCGATCGACCTCGCTCCGGCCGAGCGGGCCGCGCTCGACGCGAGGGCAGCCTGGTCCTCCGCCGTCGACGCCGCCACCAGGGCGTCGGGTGACGCCGTGCGGCTGGCCGGGCTCATCGACGCCGCGAAGGACGAGCACGCCCGCACGGCAGAGGATGCCGCGGCGTTCGAGGTGCTGCAGGACCTCGCGGACACCATCGCCGGACGCGGGGCCAACACCCACAAGATGACGCTGGAGACGTTCGTGCTCGCCGCCGAGCTCGAGGAGATCGTCGACGCCGCGAACCGGCGGCTGCACGACATGTCGGAGGGGCGCTACCGCCTGCAGCACTCCGACGCCCTGGCTGCGCGCGGTGCCGCGTCCGGGCTGGGCATCGTGGTCGCGGACGCGTTCACCGGGCAGACCCGACCGCCGCAGTCGCTCTCCGGGGGTGAGACGTTCCTCACGTCTCTCGCCCTCGCCCTCGGGCTGGCCGAGGTCGTGACGGCGCGCGCCGGGGGCATCCGCCTGGACACGCTCTTCATCGACGAGGGATTCGGGTCGCTCGACGGCGACACGCTCGACGTCGCAATGCGCACGCTCGACGAGCTGCGCCAGGGCGGGCGCACGGTGGGCGTGATCAGCCACGTAGAGGCCATGCAGGAGCAGATCCCCGCGCAGCTCACCGTCCGCGCGCTGCCGAACGGGCCGAGCGTCATCGAGACGCGCTGA
- a CDS encoding nucleoside phosphorylase: protein MKLLVAALESELSAFPEELDGFDRLVTGPGKLPATYALTRALDAKTYDEVVVVGTAGSIEKGRPYAVHEIATAVQHDVIDLEGVVGRHVSLPAQVSTGRDGVLIATGDHFVEDAEVTAVIRPMGAALVDMETYAYIWVAGQFGVPIRAFRAVSDQAEDGALADFREAIARCSIELREVIRAEYGV from the coding sequence GTGAAGCTCCTCGTCGCCGCCCTCGAGTCCGAACTGTCCGCCTTCCCCGAGGAGCTCGACGGGTTCGACCGTCTGGTCACCGGTCCCGGAAAGCTGCCGGCGACCTACGCGCTGACCCGGGCCCTCGACGCGAAGACCTACGACGAGGTCGTCGTCGTCGGCACCGCGGGTTCCATCGAGAAGGGGCGTCCGTACGCGGTGCACGAGATCGCGACGGCGGTGCAGCACGACGTGATCGACCTCGAGGGGGTCGTCGGGCGGCACGTCTCCCTGCCCGCGCAGGTGAGCACGGGTCGCGACGGCGTGCTCATCGCGACCGGCGACCACTTCGTGGAGGACGCCGAGGTCACCGCTGTGATCCGGCCGATGGGGGCCGCGCTCGTCGACATGGAGACCTACGCGTATATCTGGGTCGCCGGGCAGTTCGGCGTGCCGATCCGCGCCTTCCGCGCCGTCTCCGACCAGGCGGAGGACGGCGCCCTCGCCGACTTCCGCGAGGCGATCGCCCGGTGCAGCATCGAGCTGCGCGAGGTGATCCGTGCCGAGTACGGGGTGTGA
- the nadE gene encoding ammonia-dependent NAD(+) synthetase, which yields MSLQKQIAEDLGVRPDIDPEAEVERRVGFLADYLRTTGAKGFVLGISGGQDSTLAGRLAQLAVERVRAEGGEASFLAVRLPYRVQHDADDAQAALEFIAPDSSIEVNIQNGVEGVEKDIESAVSSDISDFNRGNIKARLRMVTQYALAGHEGLIVLGTDHAAEAVTGFYTKFGDGAADVLPLAGLTKRQGRSLLQFLDAPERLAFKVPTADLLDDQPGRTDEDELGLTYEQIDDFLEGRAVDPEVAGRIEARYLATQHKRHLPVTPDDTWWR from the coding sequence GTGTCGTTGCAGAAGCAGATCGCGGAAGACCTGGGTGTCCGGCCCGACATCGATCCCGAGGCGGAGGTGGAGCGCCGAGTCGGCTTCCTCGCCGACTACCTGCGCACCACGGGAGCCAAGGGCTTCGTCCTCGGCATCTCCGGCGGGCAGGACTCGACGCTGGCGGGACGCCTGGCCCAGCTGGCGGTCGAGCGCGTGCGCGCCGAGGGCGGCGAGGCGAGCTTCCTCGCGGTGCGCCTGCCCTACCGCGTGCAGCACGACGCGGACGACGCGCAGGCCGCGCTGGAGTTCATCGCGCCGGACTCGTCGATCGAGGTGAACATCCAGAACGGCGTCGAGGGGGTCGAGAAGGACATCGAGTCCGCCGTCTCCAGCGACATCAGCGACTTCAACCGCGGCAACATCAAGGCCCGGCTCCGCATGGTCACCCAGTACGCCCTCGCCGGGCATGAGGGACTGATCGTCCTCGGTACCGACCACGCCGCCGAGGCCGTCACCGGCTTCTACACGAAGTTCGGCGACGGGGCCGCCGATGTCCTCCCGCTCGCGGGGCTCACGAAGAGGCAAGGGCGTTCTCTGCTCCAGTTCCTCGACGCCCCGGAGCGTCTGGCCTTCAAGGTTCCCACCGCCGACCTCCTCGACGATCAGCCCGGGCGCACCGACGAGGACGAGCTCGGACTGACGTACGAGCAGATCGACGACTTCCTCGAGGGTCGTGCGGTCGACCCCGAGGTCGCCGGACGCATCGAGGCGCGGTATCTCGCGACGCAGCACAAGCGCCACCTCCCCGTGACGCCCGACGACACCTGGTGGCGCTGA